A portion of the Macaca mulatta isolate MMU2019108-1 chromosome 4, T2T-MMU8v2.0, whole genome shotgun sequence genome contains these proteins:
- the POM121L2 gene encoding POM121-like protein 2, with translation MSETSEAKTLLEATDPASYLLMGSFLSKLGLSPSSPAQVRADLPERPTKRRPTQPLHQVHRVQFVHRAHPAPRYRPVRRSPNLDPANPTTWLANEAWRRFPMKKSQNSTLGPLPSDWWETYLKRTIWSLRHPRPIWSPVTIKITPPDERVSPSTSPEDVIALAEPPPSEEPSDPCSKETVLRALRECRKGKGRLEEPLFPEGLDSKRRSPETKPSAFKPLMKNGTLTSFVPRPGPLKRSLHSWSSDHSLTKRPSCSSMSSLASIYRGGPLSSKRNAISSSYSSSRNFSDPWKRSIPSVSFETPEWPIKKKKIDHRPYSSVPLVSDFESSGASGSSGQQNQKIPQLPSSPENLLSEIPLPQLGYAVSDEDLTLGKKTELQRSNNAREDTTEVTTDPVPETWLAIQPSLSLTPPSSETDLTQGANPQLQNLTKMQKSLGPLTSPQSTGEVTSVAHSPLKTPSLPTPPGCSQSELLPGTSPDSKPTATFIVLTPTSPTSPVTDTIWLPSTFQADRSPMPPDPPAPPTIQSTLLGMVSSPTPHLSASAPPDATSAHLMLKPILGPLHNSEIGGSSYSKISVTAAASLSSSLSTQGTLTPTFKPIFGSIDPLKTMPMIAPFSSKQTPPPFTHASTHHFHGLVKATTVVMPTTLASTSKDSVFKPPLDFGVVNVTGAIGNTYSVPSTCDTFLLRTAQAFRADFTPATGFIFPPHHRPTIPTVHTVTIFTQVLSSAVQISPRSSTANFRSVGSPLPASTLVSTNWPASSPSVSSLTPAITSPLGSSSRPPFPLSQGANPQPAFGATDGQKQGPSQPALTPSVSSSFLFGSSAVALPTPVPTPAQPAFISTTQSALGCLIPSASTSQTPASTWPGIGSIPAGFPISQASTTGFRIVIQTHQSGAFGSVFGSRAPRPFAFGGFVTPMDCDESGIRMTGPDMSSTSGAFSIGALPSGTTSTMIPYGKGWSQNTQGLPSHSTAFALGRASISARKTMAPIAQSTPVPGQAKAGSSVDFGMPFPPAQGSVGRGPFRSSASSFSLGTKSKTSKNREQGHSRRHHAYKK, from the coding sequence ATGTCCGAAACCTCGGAAGCCAAAACCTTGCTTGAAGCCACTGACCCCGCCTCATATCTCCTCATGGGCAGTTTCCTGAGCAAGCTGGGACTTTCGCCCTCGTCCCCAGCCCAGGTGCGCGCCGACTTGCCCGAGAGGCCCACGAAACGCCGGCCAACTCAGCCCCTTCACCAAGTTCATCGGGTTCAGTTCGTCCACCGCGCCCACCCTGCCCCACGGTATAGACCTGTGAGGAGGTCGCCAAACCTGGATCCTGCCAATCCAACCACGTGGCTGGCCAACGAGGCTTGGAGgcgctttcccatgaagaagtcCCAGAATTCCACCCTGGGGCCTCTCCCTTCAGACTGGTGGGAAACTTACTTAAAGCGGACTATTTGGTCTCTTCGACATCCTAGGCCAATTTGGAGCCCAGTGACCATCAAGATCACTCCTCCTGATGAGAGGGTGTCCCCTTCCACTTCTCCTGAAGATGTAATTGCCCTTGCAGAACCCCCACCCTCTGAGGAGCCCTCAGATCCGTGTTCAAAGGAGACAGTGTTGAGGGCCCTCAGAGAGTgcagaaaagggaaagggaggtTGGAAGAACCACTATTCCCTGAGGGCTTGGACAGTAAGAGAAGGAGTCCAGAGACCAAACCATCTGCATTTAAGCCTCTGATGAAAAATGGAACCCTCACTTCTTTTGTGCCCAGGCCTGGGCCGCTGAAGAGAAGTCTCCATTCCTGGAGCTCGGATCACAGCTTGACTAAGAGACCCAGTTGCTCCTCCATGAGCTCCTTGGCCAGCATATACAGAGGTGGCCCCCTCAGCTCCAAAAGGAATGCTATTTCCAGCTCTTACAGCTCTTCCAGAAATTTCTCAGACCCTTGGAAAAGAAGTATTCCCAGTGTATCATTCGAGACACCAGAGTggccaataaaaaagaaaaaaattgatcatCGGCCTTACTCTTCAGTCCCACTGGTATCAGATTTTGAGTCCTCAGGAGCATCTGGAAGTTCTGGGCAGCAAAATCAAAAGATTCCACAGCTGCCCTCTAGCCCTGAGAACCTGCTGTCGGAGATCCCACTTCCCCAGCTTGGTTATGCAGTCTCTGATGAGGACTTGACCTTGGGGAAGAAAACTGAACTACAGCGGAGCAACAACGCGAGAGAAGATACAACTGAGGTCACCACAGACCCTGTCCCTGAGACTTGGCTTGCTATTCAGCCTTCCCTATCTCTCACTCCGCCTTCTTCGGAAACAGATCTAACCCAGGGGGCGAATCCTCAGTTGCAAAACTTAACAAAAATGCAGAAGTCTCTAGGTCCACTGACCTCCCCACAGTCCACGGGAGAGGTAACCAGTGTGGCCCATTCTCCTTTGAAGACACCCAGCCTACCAACCCCACCAGGGTGCTCACAGTCAGAGCTCCTTCCAGGCACCTCTCCAGACTCAAAGCCCACAGCTACTTTCATCGTGCTGACCCCCACCTCTCCCACATCACCAGTTACTGACACCATCTGGCTGCCTTCAACCTTTCAGGCTGACAGGTCTCCCATGCCCCCAGACCCACCTGCACCACCCACCATCCAAAGTACTTTGCTTGGAATGGTGAGTAGCCCAACTCCCCATCTTTCCGCATCTGCACCTCCTGATGCAACTTCTGCTCACCTCATGTTAAAACCGATTTTGGGGCCCCTGCACAATAGCGAGATTGGAGGCTCCTCATATTCCAAAATTTCAGTCACAGCTGCAGCGTCTTTAAGCTCTTCCCTCTCAACTCAGGGCACCTTAACTCCTACCTTCAAGCCTATCTTTGGCAGCATAGATCCACTTAAAACTATGCCCATGATAGCTCCTTTCTCCTCCAAGCAGACCCCTCCTCCATTTACTCATGCTTCTACCCATCATTTCCATGGCCTGGTCAAGGCCACCACTGTGGTCATGCCCACCACCCTAGCCAGCACATCTAAAGACTCTGTTTTTAAGCCACCTTTGGATTTTGGTGTAGTGAATGTTACAGGTGCCATAGGCAACACTTATTCTGTCCCTTCCACTTGCGACACTTTCCTGCTTAGGACTGCTCAGGCCTTCAGAGCCGACTTCACCCCAGCCACAGGATTCATTTTCCCACCACACCACCGTCCTACCATTCCTACTGTGCACACAGTCACCATCTTTACCCAGGTCCTTTCCAGTGCTGTCCAAATATCCCCTAGAAGCAGCACTGCTAATTTCAGGAGTGTGGGCAGCCCTCTGCCCGCCTCAACCCTAGTATCCACGAACTGGCCTGCATCGTCCCCCAGCGTCTCCAGCCTGACTCCAGCAATCACAAGTCCCTTGGGATCAAGCTCAAGGCCACCTTTCCCACTATCCCAAGGAGCTAATCCCCAGCCTGCATTTGGTGCCACAGATGGACAGAAACAAGGGCCTTCCCAGCCAGCCCTTACTCCAAGTGTCAGTAGCTCTTTTCTTTTTGGGAGCTCAGCAGTGGCATTGCCAACCCCAGTGCCAACTCCAGCTCAGCCAGCCTTCATCAGTACCACACAGTCAGCCTTGGGGTGTTTGATAccctcagcctccacctctcaaaccCCTGCCAGCACCTGGCCAGGCATTGGCAGCATTCCAGCAGGTTTTCCCATTAGTCAAGCTAGTACAACTGGGTTTAGAATTGTAATTCAGACCCACCAAAGTGGGGCTTTTGGCTCAGTGTTTGGCAGCAGAGCCCCACGACCTTTCGCTTTTGGGGGATTCGTGACCCCTATGGACTGTGATGAGTCTGGGATTAGAATGACTGGCCCAGACATGAGCTCCACCTCCGGAGCTTTCAGCATTGGAGCATTGCCTAGTGGGACCACCAGTACCATGATCCCATATGGAAAAGGCTGGAGCCAGAACACTCAAGGCCTGCCCAGCCACAGCACAGCTTTTGCCTTGGGGAGAGCCAGCATTTCTGCAAGAAAGACTATGGCCCCCATTGCTCAAAGCACCCCAGTCCCTGGACAAGCTAAGGCAGGCAGCAGTGTTGACTTTGGGATGCCTTTTCCACCTGCCCAGGGCTCTGTTGGGAGAGGACCTTTTAGATCATCAGCCTCTTCATTTTCCTTGGGCACAAAATCAAAAACCTCAAAGAATCGGGAACAAGGGCATTCCCGAAGGCATCATGCCTACAAGAAGTAG